One Archocentrus centrarchus isolate MPI-CPG fArcCen1 chromosome 10, fArcCen1, whole genome shotgun sequence genomic region harbors:
- the nexmifb gene encoding neurite extension and migration factor yields MDVLTDSGLTLIVKTSEPENPNAVESTGVCEQSSDLSLCGLVDAALPPSSPPPDAETSQQACPVHQRTTPTSPTLPLPLGTEPSLGLTVAPCPSSNDTPTVVPHLHHTPTPSSLSSPAVSSWAPTGDNQKTSLPLPVALPLSATMMEPGTVSVLTEECLLQPNRTCLGCFIETRDATDPNSIQSTPHDPTANPDTETGLTVRIGDVSREDFSDINNISIQCLSHAGEAVSHYGEQLLSDQLLSFPLPKAPDEGKRGDGNKTTGDCDDPEDDATAKNLYEGLLLDKVSGEEVLLANASQDWGYFESFISESKMELLDLCSKNELSVNLFSEEDVDNLFDDEDDDSTLSSDVCSLKIRYESFQDNMREKTNVLQEETQFNFFPSVLANCAKKEEGAAVLRRSTEDLQPKTDDLILEAAQEGKAGDCSGRSPLDGSQGSPMSTPKVNYLMDFNSTEESGEFSDDSSCTGSSSDTLQEGKFKKSHSKRFLSPSNPLNYGLRSKRKVRYSDDYLYDVDSLESEKNAEKKEKAPSGQKEEEDVDWCPKKRRKSCRKEPPVVIKYIIINRFKGERLMSVKLGKLDPVDATVSLNADTVSKYETLAPLKDFWQEKQRERQEQLKLAARDKQQRGFHLNGRHHRPFNSSHPKRKYKIANRLKVQRIHTVEQSATAQSSPLSDQGQGGVTKEEATPTVGGIIAAPGLPVTLDTNSITHTVTAKSRSQEREEREGRRLGGNKTVRIRKFKSEARLRSKKIKEAEGEEGRSVTNETDACVSAAQIEDPTAGLEEAGISSTTVKPRFSDNTTTAQAAEEKFPFVSSTCSPDKAASSSEEVETGVPVIPGGYLQTLLDATDSSGGAAISYFPQQSSRQQYSLGLPLEEKQFSSLQLAQSCVLSPPSESELQQSPQNCPSFPQMWHPQLCASHSQSFGPETPETPILPNNFPAAVPLNDSLPVSNYSQLSPEADRLLYEKSYLSESGLQPGADLQVCQSACVEGQVQYQRGSLCTDNGRLISYDSVGSLSASSSNYSSLSLKSCEREGEEEGRDSFLAHCSPKVVIQQSVDALTPLRESSDLLDISNFTPDKFRHSSLSELSPPETPNLSPQVVGREMKMAGNVGEYQDVNDISMDCNREVKWNCDVIQQQEHTANAYPVEDNQFPLHNFNNQDVLGLNKKEMPATEFDEQNGAKSIKSKRKGSCKQTAGGQSPKKVRAPRAPKSEKVKTPKQNSRSTKKIKAMLEGKAAKNQASVTGLTDSSSTGDWPTTGWSESNSLVGDDQREFEEPSNILSNIVSGMAEVQRFMMASIEPLWNPMSEACIPSEANSLNLKTLKILAGTEADLKKKGAVLTGAGRGRKAGGKGGKNQAKFNPSHPLFPQLALGCNMFDKPNFINPGPAHKKLYRHKTSAKFPRIETLKGKRAERDPNKDIALMTSFEKLR; encoded by the coding sequence GGGTATGTGAGCAGAGTAGTGATCTGAGTCTGTGCGGGCTCGTCGATGCTGCTCTCCCTCcgtcctcacctcctcctgacGCAGAGACTTCACAACAGGCCTGCCCAGTGCATCAGAGGACCACTCCTACATCGCCAACCCTCCCCCTGCCACTTGGGACTGAGCCCTCTCTGGGCCTAACAGTGGCCCCCTGCCCTTCCTCCAATGACACTCCAACTGTGGTCCCCCATCTTCACCACACACCCACTCCCTCATCACTCTCTAGCCCAGCTGTAAGCTCCTGGGCCCCGACAGGAGACAACCAGAAAACATCCCTTCCGTTACCTGTTGCCCTCCCTCTATCAGCAACAATGATGGAGCCTGGCACTGTGTCTGTCCTGACAGAGGAGTGTCTTCTTCAGCCTAATCGAACATGCCTTGGCTGCTTCATTGAAACACGTGATGCCACTGACCCTAATTCCATCCAGAGCACACCCCATGACCCCACCGCCAACCCTGACACAGAGACTGGTCTAACTGTAAGGATTGGGGATGTGAGCCGAGAGGACTTCTCCGACATCAACAACATCAGCATTCAGTGCCTGAGCCACGCGGGGGAGGCAGTGAGTCACTATGGAGAACAGCTCCTCTCTGACCAGCTACTTAGCTTTCCCTTGCCAAAAGCCCCAGATGAGGGCAAGAGAGGggatggaaacaaaacaacagggGACTGTGATGATCCAGAGGATGATGCAACAGCTAAGAATTTGTATGAGGGACTGTTACTAGACAAAGTTAGTGGAGAAGAAGTTCTGCTGGCTAATGCCAGCCAGGACTGGGGCTACTTTGAGTCTTTTATCAGTGAGAGTAAGATGGAACTGCTGGACCTTTGTTCTAAGAATGAACTGTCAGTCAACCTTTTCTCTGAGGAAGATGTTGACAATCTATTTGACGATGAAGATGACGATTCAACATTAAGCAGTGATGTCTGTTCGCTCAAGATTCGTTATGAGTCTTTCCAGGACAAcatgagggaaaaaacaaatgttctccaggaggagacacagttCAACTTCTTCCCAAGTGTCCTGGCCAACTGTGccaagaaagaggaaggagcagCAGTCCTGAGGAGAAGTACAGAGGATCTTCAGCCCAAAACTGATGACCTTATCCTGGAGGCAGCACAAGAAGGAAAGGCTGGGGACTGCAGTGGTAGGAGCCCACTTGATGGCTCCCAAGGTTCACCTATGTCCACTCCCAAAGTCAATTACCTAATGGACTTCAATTCCACAGAGGAGTCAGGAGAGTTCAGTGATGACAGCTCCTGCACCGGCTCGTCCTCAGACACCCTGCAGGAGGGCAAGTTTAAAAAGAGCCACTCAAAAAGATTCCTCAGTCCCTCTAACCCTCTCAACTATGGCTTGCGCTCCAAAAGAAAGGTTCGATACAGCGATGATTACTTATATGATGTTGACTCGCTTGAGAGTGagaaaaatgcagagaaaaaggaaaaagccccCTCTGgtcagaaagaagaggaggatgtaGACTGGTGTCCCAAAAAACGTAGGAAATCCTGTCGCAAAGAGCCACCCGTGGTCATCAAGTACATCATCATCAACAGGTTTAAAGGAGAGAGACTCATGTCAGTGAAACTAGGCAAGCTGGACCCCGTGGATGCGACTGTGAGCTTAAATGCCGACACAGTAAGCAAATATGAGACACTGGCTCCTCTGAAGGATTTCTGGCAGGAGaagcaaagagagagacaggaacagCTTAAGCTGGCTGCCAGAGATAAACAACAACGCGGTTTTCATCTAAATGGACGCCACCATCGCCCTTTTAATTCTAGTCATCCCAAAAGGAAATACAAGATTGCAAACAGGCTTAAGGTTCAGAGGATTCACACTGTGGAGCAATCAGCAACAGCACAGTCCTCCCCTCTCTCTGATCAGGGCCAGGGAGGTGTCACTAAAGAAGAGGCCACCCCCACGGTAGGAGGAATAATAGCAGCCCCAGGCCTCCCAGTCACATTAGACACAAactccatcacacacacagtcacagccAAGAGCCGCTCccaggagagggaggagagggaggggaggagatTGGGAGGAAATAAAACAGTCAGGATAAGGAAATTCAAAAGCGAAGCCAGGCTGAGgagcaagaaaataaaagaggcagaaggagaggaggggaggagcgTGACAAATGAAACGGATGCCTGTGTCAGTGCGGCACAGATTGAGGACCCCACTGCTGGGTTAGAAGAGGCAGGCATTAGCTCAACTACAGTCAAACCCCGTTTCTCTGACAATACCACCACCGCTCAAGCTGCTGAGGAGAAATTCCCCTTTGTTTCATCCACCTGTTCTCCTGACAAAGCTGCCTCTTCCTCAGAGGAGGTGGAGACGGGTGTCCCTGTCATCCCAGGGGGCTACCTGCAGACCCTGTTAGATGCCACAGACTCCTCAGGTGGAGCAGCTATCTCTTATTTCCCCCAACAGTCCTCTAGGCAGCAGTATTCTCTTGGGCTGCCCCTGGAAGAGAAACAGTTTTCTTCTCTGCAGCTCGCTCAGAGCTGCGTCCTCTCACCTCCCTCTGAGTCCGAGCTCCAGCAGTCTCCTCAGAACTGCCCTAGCTTCCCCCAGATGTGGCACCCACAGCTCTGTGCAAGTCACAGCCAGAGCTTTGGGCCTGAGACCCCTGAGACTCCCATCTTACCCAACAACTTCCCAGCTGCTGTTCCCCTGAATGACAGCCTGCCAGTGTCTAACTACAGCCAGCTGAGCCCCGAGGCTGACAGGCTGCTTTATGAGAAGAGCTACCTGAGTGAGTCTGGGCTGCAGCCCGGGGCAGATCTGCAAGTGTGTCAGTCTGCCTGCGTAGAGGGCCAGGTGCAATACCAGCGAGGGTCCCTGTGCACAGACAATGGCAGGCTCATCAGCTATGACTCAGTGGGCTCTCTGTCAGCCTCCTCCAGCAATTACAGCTCACTCAGCCTCAAGTCTTGTGAGCGAGAGGGTGAGGAGGAGGGCCGAGACAGCTTCTTAGCTCATTGCAGTCCTAAAGTGGTGATTCAGCAGAGTGTGGATGCCCTTACCCCACTCAGGGAGTCCTCAGACCTGCTGGATATCTCTAACTTCACCCCTGACAAGTTTAGGCACTCATCACTGTCAGAGCTTTCACCTCCCGAGACCCCAAATCTGTCCCCTCAGGTGGTTGGGCGTGAGATGAAGATGGCAGGGAATGTTGGAGAATACCAGGACGTGAATGATATAAGCATGGACTGCAATAGGGAAGTAAAGtggaactgtgatgttatacaGCAACAGGAACACACAGCAAATGCATACCCAGTGGAGGACAACCAGTTTCCGCTACACAACTTCAACAATCAAGATGTTTTAGGTTTAAATAAAAAGGAGATGCCAGCTACAGAATTTGATGAACAGAATGGAGCGAAAAGCATAAAGTCAAAGAGGAAAGGCAGCTGCaaacaaacagctggaggacagaGCCCAAAGAAAGTCCGGGCTCCCAGAGCTCCCAAGTCAGAAAAAGTCAAGACTCCCAAACAGAACTCTCGCTCCACCAAAAAGATAAAGGCCATGCTAGAGGGTAAGGCAGCAAAGAACCAGGCAAGTGTCACAGGCCTAACTGACAGTAGCAGCACTGGGGACTGGCCCACCACCGGATGGTCAGAGAGTAACAGCCTGGTGGGAGATGACCAGAGAGAATTTGAGGAGCCCTCCAATATTCTGTCCAACATTGTCTCTGGCATGGCTGAGGTCCAAAGGTTCATGATGGCCTCCATTGAGCCACTGTGGAACCCCATGTCTGAGGCCTGCATTCCCTCTGAGGCCAATAGTCTCAACCTAAAGACCCTCAAAATCTTGGCAGGAACAGAGGCTGACCTGAAGAAAAAAGGAGCTGTGCTAACAGGGGCCGGGAGAGGCAGAAAGGCAGGggggaaaggaggaaaaaaccAGGCCAAATTCAACCCCTCTCATCCTTTATTCCCTCAACTTGCCCTAGGCTGTAACATGTTTGATAAACCCAACTTCATTAACCCCGGGCCTGCTCACAAAAAGCTATACCGCCACAAGACGAGTGCAAAGTTCCCTCGGATTGAGACACTGAAGGGGAAGCGAGCTGAGAGAGACCCAAATAAGGACATAGCACTGATGACCTCTTTTGAGAAACTGAGGTAA